The genome window CTCTCACACCTCGATCACGCGGCGCTTTACAGGCGACGAAAGGACGATCGTCGTCGTCGTGATCCCATACGGCGTCAGGCGGTCGATCACTTCCTGCAAGTGTTCGACCGACGCGACAGCCACCTTCATAATAAAGCTGTCATCGCCTGTCCCGCGATGGCATTCGAGCACCTCATTCGATCCCTCAGCAACCTCAATTATGTGGCTGTAATCGACGCCCGTGATGCTCATTCGCACAAATGCCGTGATCGGCAGGCCCACTTTTGCGGTGTCGATACCGACGCGATAGCCCGTAATTATCTGTGCATCCTCAAGCTTACGGACCCGCTCGATCACGGCGGGCGTTGTCAG of Chloracidobacterium sp. contains these proteins:
- a CDS encoding Lrp/AsnC family transcriptional regulator, with amino-acid sequence MLSSEVNSVIDEIDRKILTELQHDARTSYAELGRRVGLTTPAVIERVRKLEDAQIITGYRVGIDTAKVGLPITAFVRMSITGVDYSHIIEVAEGSNEVLECHRGTGDDSFIMKVAVASVEHLQEVIDRLTPYGITTTTIVLSSPVKRRVIEV